From Flavipsychrobacter sp., a single genomic window includes:
- a CDS encoding T9SS type A sorting domain-containing protein, which yields MKLYIPLLLGLFVITTSVNAQINPKVFDGMPKDSTVFHFAVTDTIVKDTSKFYIQRTTKDSLWQIGTTQKKFFAAGGHTNAGIMTDSTNKYPINANGAFVINLDSIYGYYFNPIITFKHKYQTDSGKDGGYIEFSNDSGKTWNNIAGDCNVSNSVAEGVITQNIYTDKDTLQDGTPAFSGTSNGWQTSRFQFFHGFPLRTTGTGGPQCVKRGIQIRFKFVSDATADTLDGWIIDEIKVELDEFGGSVGSIKNNGALELYPNPATGVVHLPTLYRQEEYRIQLYDILGTKVQERVYTNKLDVSTLQRGLYYYRVSNDIYLYTGKLLLE from the coding sequence ATGAAACTATATATACCCTTACTGTTAGGCCTTTTTGTAATTACTACTTCCGTTAATGCTCAGATAAACCCTAAAGTATTTGATGGAATGCCTAAGGACTCTACAGTCTTTCATTTTGCGGTTACCGATACGATAGTTAAAGACACCTCCAAGTTTTATATACAGCGTACTACCAAAGACTCACTTTGGCAAATAGGCACTACGCAGAAAAAATTCTTCGCGGCAGGTGGGCATACCAATGCAGGTATTATGACGGATAGTACCAATAAATATCCCATCAATGCCAATGGTGCATTTGTTATCAACCTAGATAGTATATACGGGTATTATTTTAACCCGATAATCACCTTCAAGCATAAGTACCAGACCGATAGCGGTAAAGATGGAGGCTATATAGAGTTCTCCAACGACTCGGGCAAGACCTGGAATAATATAGCAGGAGATTGTAATGTAAGTAACTCTGTAGCAGAAGGTGTGATCACCCAAAATATATATACGGATAAGGATACCTTACAAGATGGTACGCCTGCCTTCTCGGGCACAAGCAATGGCTGGCAAACGAGTAGGTTTCAGTTCTTTCATGGCTTTCCTTTGCGTACTACAGGTACTGGTGGCCCTCAATGTGTGAAAAGAGGAATACAAATAAGATTCAAATTTGTGAGTGATGCTACTGCCGACACGCTGGATGGCTGGATAATAGATGAGATAAAGGTAGAGCTGGACGAGTTTGGAGGTAGTGTAGGTAGTATAAAGAATAATGGCGCTTTGGAGCTATATCCCAATCCTGCTACAGGCGTAGTGCATCTACCAACACTATATAGGCAAGAGGAGTATCGCATACAGCTATACGATATACTAGGCACTAAGGTGCAGGAACGCGTATATACCAACAAGCTAGATGTGAGCACCCTTCAGCGAGGGTTGTATTACTACCGCGTCAGCAACGATATATATCTATATACAGGCAAGCTCCTGCTAGAGTAA
- a CDS encoding IS1595 family transposase, which translates to MQSQFKNLQQLLDFFKDEDFCKEWYAQQRWGGNPACPHCGCINPYVTNRGYKCREKTCHKKFSVTVGTIFENSKIGLRTWFAAMFLCTTSKKGVSSIQLSETLGITQKSAWFVLHRIREMLKDNSTDQLTGEVEIDETYIGGKERNKHKSKRKRVNGYTGKTPMVGLLQRNGNMVLRPVTTGYANGAAIKPIVREIVSKDATIITDGFGAYSGLHKEFKQHEIVNHEKEEYVRGKFHTNSIEGFWSILKRGIYGIYHSVSVKHLNNYCSEFGYRYNTRDLTSVERFKNAVLKVSNTRVTYKELIRK; encoded by the coding sequence ATGCAAAGCCAGTTCAAGAACTTACAACAGCTATTAGACTTCTTCAAAGACGAGGACTTTTGTAAAGAGTGGTACGCTCAACAGCGTTGGGGAGGCAATCCTGCTTGCCCTCATTGTGGTTGCATCAACCCGTATGTAACTAATAGAGGTTATAAGTGCCGTGAAAAGACTTGTCATAAGAAGTTCAGCGTAACCGTTGGCACTATCTTTGAAAACTCTAAAATCGGTCTTAGAACTTGGTTTGCTGCTATGTTCCTTTGCACTACATCTAAGAAAGGTGTAAGTAGCATACAATTATCAGAAACATTGGGTATTACACAAAAATCAGCATGGTTTGTATTACACCGTATTCGTGAAATGCTAAAAGACAATAGCACTGACCAGTTGACTGGTGAAGTTGAGATTGATGAAACTTACATTGGTGGTAAGGAGCGTAACAAACATAAATCAAAGCGTAAAAGAGTAAACGGTTATACTGGCAAAACTCCTATGGTAGGTCTATTGCAGCGTAATGGTAATATGGTATTACGTCCTGTTACTACAGGTTATGCTAACGGTGCTGCAATAAAACCAATAGTACGTGAGATTGTAAGCAAAGATGCTACCATAATAACAGACGGGTTTGGTGCTTATAGTGGTTTACATAAAGAGTTCAAACAACATGAGATTGTAAACCATGAAAAAGAGGAATATGTAAGAGGTAAATTCCATACAAACTCTATTGAGGGCTTTTGGTCAATCTTAAAGCGTGGTATCTATGGTATATATCATAGTGTATCAGTAAAGCACCTAAACAACTATTGTAGTGAGTTTGGATATAGATATAATACTCGTGATTTAACAAGCGTAGAACGCTTTAAAAATGCTGTATTAAAGGTCTCTAATACACGTGTTACTTATAAAGAGTTAATAAGAAAATAA
- a CDS encoding radical SAM protein produces the protein MPKEIEVTSILNKKKHRDSWFLDDYTINLYSSCSFNCLYCYIRGSKYGTNLETSLSVKTNAITLLDKQLANRAKKGQYGIIVLSSATDPYLQIEKKYQLTRQALKVIAKHRFPVHIITKSDLIERDFDLLHQIDQTAILPNDLKDDLQRGVIVSYSFSTLDNKVGKIFEPGATLPSARLAALQKTVAKGFLTGVSLMPLLPFISDTTEHLELMYSTFKHIGVDYVLPATITLFGNEKADSKTLILNAVSKHYPELLERYHKYFDNSHELPKYYRDAFYQKMQELLDEYGLANSILEGARRK, from the coding sequence ATGCCCAAAGAAATTGAAGTAACATCGATACTCAATAAAAAGAAGCATAGAGATTCATGGTTCTTGGACGACTACACCATAAACCTCTATAGTAGCTGTTCCTTCAACTGCTTGTACTGCTATATAAGAGGCAGCAAGTATGGTACCAACCTAGAGACATCCCTATCAGTAAAAACAAACGCCATAACACTACTTGACAAGCAACTGGCTAATAGAGCTAAAAAAGGACAATACGGTATTATAGTTCTCTCTTCTGCTACCGACCCCTACTTACAGATAGAAAAGAAATACCAGCTTACCAGACAAGCGCTTAAAGTAATTGCCAAACATAGATTCCCTGTACACATCATTACCAAATCAGACTTGATAGAAAGAGATTTTGATCTCTTACATCAAATAGACCAAACAGCGATATTACCCAACGACTTGAAAGACGACCTGCAACGAGGTGTTATCGTATCCTACTCTTTCTCTACGCTTGACAATAAAGTAGGAAAGATATTTGAACCGGGAGCCACATTACCATCGGCTCGTTTAGCGGCTTTACAAAAAACTGTTGCCAAAGGTTTTCTGACAGGAGTAAGCCTGATGCCGCTGCTACCTTTTATATCCGACACTACGGAACACTTGGAGCTGATGTATTCCACCTTCAAGCATATTGGGGTTGACTATGTTTTACCAGCTACCATCACCCTCTTTGGCAATGAAAAAGCAGATAGCAAAACGCTTATACTAAATGCCGTAAGCAAGCATTATCCTGAACTATTGGAGCGCTACCATAAGTACTTCGACAACAGTCACGAATTACCTAAATATTATCGTGATGCCTTCTACCAAAAGATGCAGGAACTACTTGATGAATATGGACTGGCAAACAGTATTTTGGAGGGCGCTAGGAGGAAATAG
- a CDS encoding T9SS type A sorting domain-containing protein, protein MKRINQYLSKGMLGALCVFVSYSSIAQTPNRWKTIFPFTDDVKQYSTEMLYNTTNLPFQPTPDASAMAGTIYYTSAETDAHYILMHELGGKLASVSYNHLARIGSHPNIDRTSMKVVDLEAVEIPGFDDEMLITCQSRERDGSTPTICIPCPWVGNIQNDFITVMRTDLYGNVLDALDIWDNSDGNGLLDFELYPTHTLYKKFTYLSNNYEILYICGTATTENTSLPNQPDYKHDKKAFVIAVDVSNNQLSVLGNITFNYRSTGTTIIPSPGDFNGRQYDFDIAMHLDWITSGSYIDHVMVSGSVNGEQPNPLNPGDPNTEYNRSAAMNLVLNPVTLAIQADFPYMSKKIEEQGENEYSIGLMEHSNALAPFNYKYQLGNKFYISDRGEYPYSAYGMWVNRLHADLFILPSATPTMYTIDGEYWGMKIMPTYGQTPIGTQTARTGHFLISGFQTEDCNFTFYKPSMSNMTAFLVDLHVDYWAAPGDKVRVTPKFIPPPATNPGQWTSFNSTTGTGGYAYLGGGLSNSVWYNTEFAARNFSNLANPNNGDDEVIMYTPKYQPDGSGSNILGFAYTAADNDFYSLPDAPLTCGPEHDCDPTFYEEEVMAVASSTNNDPLVLWDANAAIVQNVYDDPVELICQDYSSPPGISSYKNGATVKNIMEASETKVFPNPTNDHVFVNLSSAIDKEANITVELINIQGQHMGNLYKGRAELLNNQRALSLPDVAPGLYLITISDGREQLHKEKLTIQ, encoded by the coding sequence ATGAAAAGAATAAACCAATACCTATCCAAAGGTATGCTTGGCGCATTATGCGTTTTTGTTAGCTATTCATCAATAGCACAAACTCCCAACCGCTGGAAAACAATTTTCCCTTTTACTGATGATGTAAAGCAATACTCTACAGAGATGTTGTACAATACTACCAACCTCCCTTTTCAACCCACTCCTGATGCCTCTGCTATGGCTGGCACGATATATTATACAAGTGCCGAAACCGATGCACATTATATTTTGATGCATGAACTAGGAGGCAAACTAGCATCAGTAAGCTATAACCACTTGGCAAGAATAGGCTCTCATCCTAACATAGATAGAACCAGTATGAAAGTAGTTGACCTCGAAGCCGTAGAAATACCGGGGTTTGATGACGAAATGCTGATTACTTGCCAAAGTAGAGAACGTGATGGCTCTACGCCAACCATATGTATTCCTTGTCCATGGGTAGGTAATATACAGAACGACTTTATCACAGTTATGAGAACAGACCTATATGGTAATGTATTAGACGCGTTAGACATATGGGATAATAGTGACGGTAATGGCTTGTTAGATTTTGAGTTGTACCCGACTCATACATTGTATAAAAAGTTCACTTACTTATCAAATAATTATGAGATACTTTATATATGTGGTACTGCTACAACAGAGAACACCTCTTTGCCCAATCAACCAGACTATAAACACGACAAAAAAGCATTTGTTATAGCTGTGGATGTTAGTAATAATCAGCTAAGCGTGTTAGGCAATATTACATTTAACTACCGCTCAACAGGCACTACCATTATACCTAGCCCTGGTGACTTTAACGGCAGACAATATGATTTTGATATAGCCATGCATTTAGACTGGATCACATCCGGTTCGTATATCGACCATGTAATGGTATCAGGAAGTGTGAACGGAGAGCAACCTAACCCACTGAACCCCGGAGACCCCAATACTGAATATAATAGAAGTGCTGCAATGAACCTTGTTTTGAACCCTGTAACTCTTGCCATCCAAGCAGACTTTCCATATATGTCTAAAAAGATAGAAGAACAAGGAGAAAATGAATACAGCATCGGACTAATGGAACATAGCAATGCACTTGCACCATTCAACTATAAATATCAACTAGGAAATAAGTTCTATATATCAGACAGAGGAGAATACCCTTACTCTGCATATGGCATGTGGGTAAACAGACTTCATGCAGACCTTTTCATCCTGCCTAGTGCCACACCTACCATGTACACTATTGATGGAGAATATTGGGGTATGAAGATCATGCCTACTTATGGCCAAACACCTATTGGCACACAAACTGCACGTACGGGGCATTTCCTGATCTCAGGGTTTCAAACAGAGGATTGTAATTTTACATTCTACAAACCATCAATGAGCAACATGACCGCCTTTCTGGTAGACTTACACGTAGACTACTGGGCTGCTCCTGGCGACAAAGTTAGAGTTACGCCAAAGTTCATCCCACCTCCTGCAACAAACCCTGGTCAATGGACCTCTTTTAACAGCACAACAGGTACTGGTGGCTACGCTTACTTAGGTGGTGGCTTATCCAATTCTGTATGGTATAATACTGAATTTGCTGCTAGAAATTTCAGCAATCTTGCTAATCCTAATAATGGGGACGATGAGGTAATTATGTACACACCAAAATATCAGCCTGATGGTAGTGGCAGTAATATATTAGGTTTTGCTTATACTGCTGCAGACAATGATTTTTATAGCTTACCAGATGCACCACTTACTTGTGGCCCTGAACATGACTGCGACCCTACATTCTATGAAGAGGAAGTAATGGCTGTAGCTTCGTCCACAAACAACGACCCGTTAGTTTTATGGGATGCAAATGCAGCAATTGTTCAAAACGTATATGACGATCCAGTAGAATTGATTTGTCAAGATTATAGTTCTCCTCCGGGTATCTCTAGCTATAAAAATGGCGCTACTGTAAAGAACATTATGGAAGCTAGTGAAACTAAAGTATTCCCTAACCCAACTAACGACCATGTTTTTGTTAACCTTTCATCTGCTATAGATAAAGAGGCTAATATTACTGTTGAGTTGATCAATATTCAAGGACAACATATGGGCAACCTATATAAAGGACGTGCTGAATTACTAAACAACCAAAGAGCACTTTCTTTACCTGATGTAGCTCCGGGTCTTTACTTAATCACTATTAGTGACGGTAGAGAACAACTACATAAAGAGAAACTTACTATTCAATAA
- the htpG gene encoding molecular chaperone HtpG translates to MQEKGTISIHTENIFPIIKKFLYSDNEIFLRELVSNATDAVQKLRRLSSLGEYKGELPTPMVEVKLDAEKKTITISDNGLGMTAEEIKKYINQIAFSGATEFVEKFKEAKDANEIIGKFGLGFYSAFMVADTVEINTLSYQEGAEAARWECDGSTSFEISAGSRDTVGTDIILHVNEESEEFLEEYKLKQILDKHCRFLPIPVKFGTRTEQEPDGEDEEGKPKYKSVELDNIINNTAPIWTKAPSDLTDEDYLNFYRELYPMTEDPLFWIHLNVDYPFNLTGVLYFPKLKKDFNPMQENKIKLFSRQVFITDEVKEIVPEFLMMLHGVIDSPDIPLNVSRSFLQADGNVKKINSYITKKVADKLAELFKSDREGYQSKWQDVGLFVKYGMVTDEKFYEKATKFALLKNTKNEFYTLDEYKEKVEPTQKNKEEQLVYLYATDPEKQNFQIQAAAKKDYDVLLMDSPIDNHFVSFMEHKLEKITLRRVDSDTINNLIKKEDAVAHALTEEETKMVTEIFNKAINKGETMKVEVESISADELPVTVTMDEMTRRMREMAQMNPSMAMFGAMPESYKVGVNGNHELISRILKAEQEDDRVRIARHAFDLALLSQDMLKGEDLTNFLNRSVAMM, encoded by the coding sequence ATGCAAGAAAAAGGTACTATTTCCATACATACGGAAAACATCTTTCCCATTATTAAGAAGTTCCTTTATTCGGATAATGAGATATTCCTTCGTGAGCTAGTGTCTAACGCTACCGATGCCGTACAGAAGCTAAGACGTCTATCGTCTCTTGGCGAGTACAAGGGCGAGCTACCTACACCAATGGTAGAGGTGAAGCTGGATGCTGAAAAGAAGACCATTACTATTTCAGATAATGGCTTGGGGATGACGGCTGAGGAGATCAAGAAATACATCAACCAAATCGCCTTCTCTGGTGCTACAGAGTTTGTAGAGAAGTTCAAAGAAGCTAAAGATGCCAATGAGATCATTGGTAAGTTCGGTTTGGGTTTCTATTCTGCTTTCATGGTGGCAGACACGGTGGAGATCAACACACTTTCTTATCAAGAGGGTGCAGAAGCGGCACGTTGGGAGTGTGATGGTAGTACTAGCTTTGAGATAAGTGCAGGTAGCCGTGATACGGTAGGTACTGATATTATACTACATGTGAACGAAGAGAGCGAAGAGTTTTTAGAAGAGTATAAGCTGAAGCAAATATTGGATAAGCATTGCCGTTTCTTACCAATACCTGTAAAGTTTGGTACGAGAACAGAGCAAGAGCCTGATGGTGAGGATGAGGAAGGCAAGCCTAAATACAAGTCGGTAGAGTTGGATAATATCATCAACAATACCGCTCCTATCTGGACAAAAGCGCCTAGCGACCTGACAGACGAAGACTACCTGAATTTCTACCGCGAGCTATATCCGATGACGGAAGACCCGCTATTCTGGATACACCTGAATGTAGACTATCCATTCAACCTGACAGGGGTATTGTACTTCCCTAAATTGAAGAAAGACTTCAACCCAATGCAGGAGAACAAGATCAAGCTTTTCTCTCGTCAGGTATTCATTACCGATGAGGTGAAGGAGATCGTACCGGAGTTCTTAATGATGCTACACGGGGTGATAGACTCTCCGGATATCCCGTTGAACGTATCGCGTAGCTTCTTACAGGCAGATGGTAATGTGAAGAAGATAAATAGCTACATCACTAAGAAGGTGGCTGATAAATTAGCAGAGCTATTCAAGAGCGATCGTGAGGGCTACCAGTCTAAATGGCAAGATGTTGGTCTGTTTGTGAAATACGGTATGGTGACTGATGAGAAGTTCTACGAGAAGGCCACTAAGTTTGCCCTGTTGAAGAATACGAAGAACGAATTCTACACACTAGACGAATATAAAGAGAAGGTAGAGCCTACACAGAAGAATAAAGAAGAGCAGTTGGTGTACTTATACGCTACCGACCCTGAGAAGCAAAACTTTCAGATACAAGCGGCGGCTAAAAAGGATTATGATGTATTGCTTATGGATTCTCCTATCGATAATCACTTTGTGAGCTTCATGGAGCATAAGCTGGAGAAAATAACCCTAAGACGTGTAGACTCTGATACGATAAACAACCTCATCAAAAAAGAAGATGCTGTAGCTCATGCGTTAACAGAAGAAGAAACAAAGATGGTGACCGAGATATTCAACAAAGCCATCAACAAAGGGGAGACCATGAAGGTAGAAGTAGAGAGCATAAGTGCAGACGAACTACCTGTAACGGTGACAATGGACGAGATGACCCGCCGTATGCGTGAGATGGCACAAATGAACCCAAGCATGGCTATGTTTGGTGCTATGCCGGAGAGCTACAAAGTAGGGGTGAATGGTAATCATGAGCTGATTAGCCGTATACTAAAGGCAGAGCAGGAAGATGATAGGGTACGCATTGCCCGTCATGCATTCGACTTGGCATTGCTATCGCAGGATATGCTAAAGGGTGAGGACTTGACCAACTTCCTCAACCGTAGTGTAGCCATGATGTAA
- a CDS encoding DNA alkylation repair protein, which translates to MIIITKKPEVTKRVDSCIKVYNAKGIDAGVAAIQEHILSAKIKFPLLEHAATLLYEQLPEEDHIPLCTKIEQLKTIGGNVLIGIILQQRLSTHFSKSLEMATHYISLADVWYVCDIIGERTYGYALLHYPEQTLPIIKKLSTSDSNWVIRSLGAGGHYAIKKGLKAKHAVQLFQLLLTMANTKDKEIRQGVGWAAKTTAKFHPDIIQQHQKEINNTEQVANWFRKKIEIGLNRNSYAQRN; encoded by the coding sequence ATGATAATAATAACCAAAAAGCCTGAAGTAACTAAACGAGTAGATTCCTGCATTAAGGTCTATAACGCTAAGGGTATTGACGCAGGTGTAGCAGCTATACAAGAGCATATTCTATCGGCAAAGATCAAGTTCCCTTTGTTGGAGCATGCTGCCACCTTATTGTATGAGCAACTACCCGAGGAAGACCATATACCACTTTGTACTAAAATAGAACAGCTAAAGACCATCGGCGGGAATGTATTGATAGGTATTATCTTACAACAACGCTTATCTACACATTTCTCGAAATCGTTGGAGATGGCTACTCATTATATCTCATTAGCAGATGTGTGGTATGTATGTGATATTATTGGGGAGCGCACCTATGGCTATGCGCTACTCCACTACCCTGAGCAAACACTACCTATCATCAAAAAACTATCAACAAGCGATAGCAATTGGGTCATCCGTTCGCTGGGAGCAGGCGGGCATTATGCTATAAAAAAAGGACTTAAAGCAAAGCATGCGGTACAACTCTTTCAGCTGCTACTTACCATGGCCAACACTAAAGACAAAGAGATAAGGCAAGGCGTGGGCTGGGCAGCAAAAACTACCGCAAAGTTTCACCCTGATATTATACAACAGCACCAAAAAGAAATAAACAATACCGAGCAAGTGGCTAACTGGTTCCGTAAGAAAATAGAAATAGGACTAAACCGTAATAGCTATGCCCAAAGAAATTGA
- a CDS encoding gliding motility-associated C-terminal domain-containing protein, which translates to MKNRLLILLSTLAIVGISMLPQQAKATHASGAEIVYEWLGDSTYRFFFKFYRDCTLNPNGTPATAAPPNTVNLCFFNNCTNTAYNRVMTRWTGTIPPGVANGTQVSRGCSMTRTDCENPNSSVPGYEEWWYSVIEPLPLACNSWKFAAWINARNTSNNIGGGQLYVETTFNSANTWANNSPYFSIKPIPYVCINTPYTFNNGSIDADGDSLVSEVIRPLNAPTGNSCTNPAQLMGLRAQPTGFPAITFPGNPIQSNGSFSLNPSTGQINFTASLIGAETMTIRTREYRNGQLLGSIMRDIQVQVLQCNPTIPKIDTPSIDIKGGQWLNNQANGCIDQKMEFCFDVTSADTDAIIILEDNLKQSLPTASISYKNQRTDTVTACFSWTPTVADVGLNNIIITIKDSTCKPPGILLSYTISIPIYIWPSTKAVPDTSICENDAAFLGATGGGNYTWTILSGGTPNSLNNPNIANPIARPTTTTTYVVTSGASSFCTNNTDTVKVDVLSGPKFDGQDDVITCPGKPTALDVKPDNTTGVTYTYNWTPTTYLSSTTKADPTSTTPVDITYYVEIGSNVNSCKGRDTIMIDVLDGFNIENPDTIICAGQSVQIRANGDTRYKYTWTDDAASGVVSNRDIIAPSLTPAPHGEYTYTVKASYAGCDDSIATLKVEVQPIPSVVVNPDKSICFDDTTSLSADVTPANYTNYSYKWTPGASLNNDAITNPIFKGTGTTTLILTASTSIGCEGKDTVTVNVFPADFINVSNDTAICPGDTAIIAMTVPTGTQYYWSPDISINSTEDMSPKVWPVANQLYTVYARDINNCKDTARVKIKVQPKAILHLPDSIRLYPKETYHMNPEGNCVYYSWFPTVGLSNPSIGNPRATPDVNTRYIVRASTEGGCMATDSIDVLVIEDSYVKLPNAFTPGNGNNATFKIVGRGAIELKSFAIYNRWGTKVFETKDANQGWDGRFNGEPQPMGVYIYSIEATTPTGRTINKQGNVTLIR; encoded by the coding sequence ATGAAAAACAGGCTACTCATTCTTTTATCTACACTGGCCATTGTGGGCATTTCTATGCTGCCACAACAGGCAAAGGCAACACATGCCTCGGGTGCAGAGATCGTATACGAATGGCTGGGAGACTCTACATATAGATTCTTCTTTAAATTCTACCGCGACTGTACCTTAAATCCTAACGGAACGCCAGCTACTGCTGCACCACCCAACACGGTGAACCTTTGTTTCTTTAACAACTGTACTAACACAGCATATAATAGAGTGATGACAAGATGGACAGGTACTATCCCTCCCGGTGTAGCAAACGGGACACAAGTATCACGTGGTTGCTCTATGACCAGAACTGACTGTGAGAACCCAAACTCATCAGTTCCCGGATATGAAGAATGGTGGTACTCTGTAATAGAACCACTACCCTTAGCCTGCAACTCTTGGAAGTTTGCCGCATGGATCAATGCACGTAATACAAGTAACAACATAGGTGGCGGACAACTATATGTAGAAACCACCTTCAATAGTGCTAACACATGGGCTAATAACTCTCCTTACTTTTCTATAAAGCCTATACCTTATGTATGCATAAATACCCCATATACATTCAACAATGGCTCCATCGATGCTGATGGAGATTCTTTAGTATCTGAAGTAATAAGACCATTGAATGCACCTACGGGCAACAGCTGTACTAACCCTGCGCAGTTAATGGGATTAAGAGCTCAACCTACTGGTTTCCCAGCTATTACTTTTCCTGGAAACCCTATACAATCCAACGGCTCTTTCTCACTAAACCCTAGCACAGGACAAATCAACTTCACAGCAAGTCTTATAGGAGCTGAAACAATGACCATACGTACAAGAGAATACCGTAACGGACAGTTGTTAGGCTCTATAATGAGAGATATACAGGTACAAGTACTACAATGTAACCCTACAATACCTAAAATTGACACACCTAGTATTGATATCAAAGGAGGACAATGGCTCAACAACCAAGCTAACGGTTGCATAGACCAGAAAATGGAATTTTGTTTTGATGTCACATCAGCAGACACTGATGCAATTATCATACTTGAAGACAATTTAAAACAATCCTTACCAACAGCTTCTATTAGCTATAAAAATCAAAGAACAGATACGGTAACGGCATGCTTCTCTTGGACACCTACAGTAGCAGATGTAGGACTTAATAATATTATCATTACTATTAAAGATTCTACCTGTAAACCGCCAGGCATATTATTGTCCTATACTATAAGCATACCTATATATATATGGCCATCTACCAAAGCTGTGCCAGATACCAGCATATGTGAAAATGACGCTGCTTTCTTAGGCGCTACCGGAGGAGGAAACTATACATGGACAATACTTTCCGGAGGTACTCCTAACAGTTTAAACAATCCAAACATCGCTAACCCAATTGCAAGACCTACCACTACAACTACTTATGTAGTTACTTCAGGAGCATCTTCCTTCTGTACTAACAACACTGATACTGTAAAAGTAGATGTACTTAGTGGTCCTAAATTTGATGGTCAGGATGATGTGATCACCTGCCCGGGCAAGCCTACAGCTTTAGATGTAAAACCTGATAACACAACTGGTGTTACTTATACCTATAATTGGACCCCAACCACATACTTAAGCTCTACAACCAAGGCAGACCCTACAAGTACTACACCTGTAGATATCACCTACTATGTAGAAATAGGCAGCAATGTAAATAGCTGTAAAGGCAGAGACACTATTATGATCGATGTTTTGGACGGATTTAATATAGAGAATCCAGATACTATTATATGTGCTGGTCAAAGCGTTCAAATACGTGCTAATGGTGACACTAGATACAAATACACATGGACTGATGATGCAGCTTCGGGTGTTGTGTCTAACAGGGATATTATAGCACCATCACTTACCCCTGCTCCTCATGGCGAGTATACATATACTGTAAAAGCAAGCTATGCAGGTTGTGATGACAGTATAGCAACCTTAAAAGTAGAGGTACAACCAATACCATCTGTAGTTGTTAATCCTGACAAATCAATATGCTTTGATGACACCACAAGCTTATCAGCAGATGTTACACCTGCAAACTATACCAACTATAGCTACAAATGGACACCTGGAGCATCTCTAAATAACGATGCAATTACGAACCCTATATTCAAAGGTACAGGCACGACTACATTGATACTTACAGCAAGCACATCTATTGGTTGCGAAGGAAAAGATACAGTTACTGTAAACGTCTTCCCTGCCGACTTTATCAATGTATCAAACGATACGGCAATATGCCCGGGAGATACAGCTATTATAGCAATGACCGTACCGACCGGTACACAATACTATTGGAGTCCTGATATTAGTATTAACAGCACTGAGGATATGTCTCCAAAAGTATGGCCTGTAGCCAACCAACTTTATACTGTATATGCGAGAGATATCAATAACTGTAAGGATACAGCTCGTGTAAAAATAAAAGTACAGCCTAAAGCAATACTACACTTACCAGATTCTATACGTCTTTACCCGAAAGAAACCTACCATATGAATCCTGAAGGTAACTGCGTGTACTATAGCTGGTTCCCAACTGTAGGTTTAAGTAACCCTAGCATTGGTAATCCAAGGGCTACTCCTGATGTAAACACACGTTATATAGTACGTGCAAGTACTGAAGGTGGTTGTATGGCTACAGACTCTATAGACGTGCTTGTGATTGAAGATAGTTATGTAAAACTACCAAATGCCTTCACTCCAGGAAATGGTAATAATGCTACTTTCAAAATAGTAGGCAGAGGCGCTATAGAATTGAAGAGCTTTGCTATCTACAACCGCTGGGGAACAAAGGTTTTTGAAACAAAAGATGCTAACCAAGGATGGGATGGACGCTTTAACGGAGAACCACAGCCAATGGGTGTGTACATATACTCTATTGAAGCAACTACCCCAACAGGCAGAACAATCAATAAACAAGGCAACGTTACCTTGATACGATAA